From a region of the Thermosipho melanesiensis BI429 genome:
- a CDS encoding DUF4268 domain-containing protein: MKIRDLLENKIFPLNVLNDINTYYKLRYSIINNLFDQEQLKKIDYYLNNLLDYHIITLNLDFSYNEKPDQIIILFERLNKTGIRLSTYDLLNARFYKFIKLREEWENVFNNMSNIKKYASRVDNTNVPYSFIQSLALANHQNIKSKDLIKINEDILNKKNWNKVVDLVENKVLATLNQINRFGIGDIEKWLPYNPLVTLLTAFYLMNKHLDFEKINAWYWSAVFTERYSGSTETYMMKDFREVTYWMNNSKDLPEVVEQFLNQLSNNAFTLFNVKRSGSSKYKGIFNLIFMNNALDFFEPENLAFNLLEDHHIFPKDFLKSKNVEVDYNIILNRTLIFGETNKRISNKSPADYVNEIIYNFISKGLKENEAIEKVINILKTHFIDDEMFEILLKTSNDLSSKKIKENFERFTKKREKLIINKIKELVNFNKLIDLVNVGPKIFDRTKLYKQFWKSLLKKSNAKFDFFSAKNGTIYSDLPKRLWKGIDLVYWITTNNSKVGLYIDFGKGMKELNTKVFDFLYEKKEEFEKILGKNISWRRPEKNKTRSASIYLVIEEGNIYQVEKWDKLQNIMVDKMYELYKLMQKYIPLIEKITKEFN; the protein is encoded by the coding sequence TTGAAAATTAGGGATTTATTAGAAAATAAAATTTTTCCATTAAACGTTTTAAATGATATAAACACTTACTACAAATTAAGATATAGCATTATAAATAACTTATTTGATCAAGAACAATTAAAAAAGATAGATTATTACTTAAATAATTTATTAGATTATCATATCATAACATTAAATCTTGATTTTTCCTATAATGAAAAACCTGATCAAATAATAATTTTATTTGAAAGACTAAACAAAACCGGGATCAGGTTATCAACTTACGATTTATTAAATGCAAGGTTTTATAAGTTCATCAAATTAAGAGAAGAATGGGAAAATGTTTTTAACAACATGTCAAATATTAAAAAATATGCTTCTAGAGTTGATAATACCAATGTCCCTTATTCGTTTATTCAATCTCTTGCTTTAGCTAATCACCAAAACATAAAATCAAAAGATTTGATAAAAATAAATGAAGATATACTAAATAAAAAGAACTGGAATAAAGTTGTTGATCTTGTGGAAAATAAAGTTTTAGCTACATTAAATCAAATAAATAGATTTGGTATTGGTGATATTGAAAAATGGCTTCCTTATAATCCTTTAGTAACTTTACTAACAGCATTTTATTTGATGAATAAACATTTAGATTTCGAAAAGATAAATGCCTGGTACTGGAGTGCTGTTTTTACAGAAAGATACTCAGGTTCAACTGAAACTTATATGATGAAAGATTTTAGAGAAGTAACATATTGGATGAACAATTCTAAAGATTTACCTGAAGTTGTTGAACAATTTTTAAATCAGCTTTCTAACAATGCTTTTACATTATTTAATGTTAAGAGAAGTGGAAGCTCAAAATATAAAGGAATTTTTAATTTGATATTTATGAATAATGCACTAGATTTCTTTGAGCCAGAAAATTTGGCTTTCAATTTATTAGAAGACCACCATATTTTCCCCAAAGACTTTTTAAAATCAAAAAATGTGGAAGTAGACTATAATATTATCCTAAACAGAACTCTTATTTTTGGTGAGACAAATAAAAGAATATCAAACAAAAGTCCTGCTGACTATGTAAATGAGATAATTTATAATTTTATTTCTAAAGGTTTGAAAGAAAATGAAGCGATTGAGAAAGTTATAAATATTTTAAAAACACATTTTATTGACGATGAGATGTTCGAAATATTACTAAAAACAAGTAATGATTTATCATCAAAGAAAATAAAAGAAAACTTTGAAAGATTCACTAAAAAAAGAGAAAAATTGATTATTAACAAAATAAAAGAATTAGTTAATTTTAACAAACTTATAGATTTAGTAAATGTTGGTCCCAAAATATTTGATCGCACAAAGTTATATAAACAATTTTGGAAGTCTTTACTAAAAAAAAGTAACGCTAAGTTTGACTTTTTTTCTGCAAAAAATGGAACTATTTATAGTGATTTACCTAAAAGATTGTGGAAAGGTATAGATTTAGTTTATTGGATTACTACAAATAATAGCAAAGTTGGGCTATATATTGATTTTGGAAAAGGAATGAAAGAACTTAATACAAAGGTTTTTGATTTTTTGTATGAAAAGAAAGAAGAATTTGAGAAAATCTTAGGTAAAAATATTTCTTGGAGAAGGCCCGAAAAAAATAAAACAAGGTCTGCAAGTATTTACTTAGTAATTGAAGAAGGAAATATTTATCAAGTTGAAAAATGGGATAAATTACAAAATATAATGGTTGATAAAATGTATGAACTTTATAAATTAATGCAAAAATACATACCTCTGATTGAAAAAATAACAAAAGAATTTAATTAA
- a CDS encoding DUF262 domain-containing protein, translating into MNLSQSKEKILDLIKVAYKGELVLPDFQRNFVWQRSDIEELIKSLLENVFIGTFLILDTNHRVIPFKPIFIQGVQKVNPEVKQNPKKLLLDGQQRLTAIFYAIYSPNLPLRYTETPYKFFIDLEKLAKDDVENAVFS; encoded by the coding sequence ATGAATTTAAGTCAAAGTAAAGAAAAAATTTTAGATTTAATTAAAGTTGCATATAAAGGAGAACTCGTTCTTCCTGATTTTCAAAGAAATTTTGTGTGGCAAAGGTCAGATATAGAAGAATTAATAAAATCTCTTCTGGAAAATGTTTTTATAGGAACGTTTTTAATTTTAGATACAAACCACCGAGTAATTCCTTTTAAACCTATATTTATTCAAGGAGTTCAAAAAGTAAATCCAGAAGTAAAACAAAATCCTAAAAAGTTATTATTAGATGGACAACAAAGATTGACTGCTATATTTTACGCAATTTATTCTCCAAACTTACCTTTAAGATATACTGAAACACCATACAAATTTTTTATTGATTTAGAAAAACTTGCTAAAGACGATGTTGAAAATGCAGTTTTTAGCTGA
- a CDS encoding ATP-binding protein yields MKFFNRKKELEFFNKLKQDSKKRFVVLHGRRRIGKTTLIRKVFENTDAFYYFVEVKKEETLLKELSLAFSKAVYNNWYDLFLDLFEKYDYVIFDEFQNLFKINPNILFALQHAWDENENRTKLIIPGSYVGLIKKIFTDEKMPLFGRADNIIKIKEFSLKDSLIMLKSFGYDIYESLQIYAMVGGIPKYLWLFETKRSIKQLIYEIFIDEFAPLREEAKNILITEFGSEHKSYFSILESLAGSPKSLSEISDFSKIEKTKLPKYLNELSEVYELISKEQPVFLKKNSRNYKYRIRDFYYNFFFKNIFGNYSIMEFNPEKALEIILNNLNNYIGIQFEEICKRFIQENPEIFGFIPKVIGKQWGKVPYKKGESYDIDIVAYDNDNVIFGECKWKNKKVGINEYKKLLLRSEYLEVGKRKKMYVLFSKSGFEPELEKLRQENLFFITPIDMEKIYGLK; encoded by the coding sequence ATGAAATTTTTTAATAGAAAGAAAGAATTAGAATTTTTTAACAAATTAAAACAAGACAGTAAGAAGCGTTTTGTTGTTTTGCATGGAAGAAGAAGAATAGGGAAAACCACATTAATAAGGAAGGTATTTGAAAATACAGATGCTTTTTATTATTTTGTTGAAGTGAAAAAAGAAGAAACTTTATTAAAAGAACTGAGTTTAGCTTTTTCAAAGGCAGTGTATAACAATTGGTATGATTTGTTTTTAGATTTATTTGAAAAATATGATTATGTTATATTTGATGAATTTCAAAATCTTTTCAAAATTAATCCGAATATATTATTTGCACTACAACACGCATGGGATGAAAATGAAAATAGAACTAAATTAATTATTCCTGGTTCCTATGTTGGGCTAATTAAAAAAATATTTACAGATGAAAAAATGCCATTATTTGGTAGAGCAGACAATATAATAAAAATCAAAGAATTTTCTTTGAAGGATTCATTAATTATGTTAAAGAGTTTCGGATATGATATTTATGAATCATTACAGATATATGCAATGGTTGGTGGAATCCCAAAATATTTATGGTTGTTTGAAACAAAAAGGAGTATTAAGCAATTAATATATGAAATATTTATAGACGAATTTGCACCACTAAGAGAAGAAGCAAAAAACATTTTAATTACAGAATTTGGTTCAGAACATAAGTCGTATTTTTCAATTTTAGAATCCTTAGCAGGTAGTCCAAAATCATTATCAGAAATTTCTGATTTCTCAAAAATTGAAAAAACAAAACTTCCAAAATATCTTAATGAACTTTCTGAGGTATACGAGCTTATTTCCAAAGAACAACCAGTATTTTTAAAGAAAAACAGTAGAAATTATAAGTACAGAATTAGAGATTTTTACTATAACTTTTTCTTTAAAAATATTTTTGGAAATTATTCAATTATGGAGTTTAACCCGGAAAAAGCTTTAGAAATAATTTTAAATAATCTAAACAATTATATAGGAATTCAGTTTGAAGAAATTTGTAAAAGGTTTATACAAGAAAATCCAGAGATATTCGGTTTTATTCCAAAAGTTATTGGAAAGCAATGGGGAAAAGTACCTTATAAAAAAGGAGAATCATATGATATAGATATTGTTGCATATGATAATGATAATGTAATTTTTGGTGAGTGTAAGTGGAAAAATAAGAAAGTAGGAATTAATGAATACAAGAAATTGCTATTAAGAAGTGAGTATTTAGAAGTTGGCAAAAGAAAAAAGATGTATGTGCTCTTTTCCAAAAGTGGATTTGAACCAGAACTAGAAAAATTAAGACAGGAAAATTTGTTTTTTATTACTCCTATTGATATGGAAAAAATTTATGGATTGAAATAA
- a CDS encoding DEAD/DEAH box helicase family protein: protein MSFKDLDLKRTYSSENDDILNDFYIPVLKESISYFDFSGFFTSESLAIAARGILGLVKNDGYMKLIVSPRLTYKDIETIKDASQEPSKYINYILDKDLELLENEFVKDHLFALGWMIANNKLEIKIALLYNQEGKIMSSDEIINSGLFHQKIGIFTDKEGNVITFSGSINETLLGWQRNVEEFKVFRSWIEIENEYVKEDIKKFEKYWNNNATNLKVIEIPEAIKQKLIKIVPKNFDINSPEKWYIKNENKNKIKKITLFEHQIKAIENWESNNFRGIISMATGTGKTYTAIGAIDKILKRSKKNFIVITVPYSHLIEQWNNSIKRYGLDIGFIVKCFSENSKWYSNLKRYVRKLLLGQINNVLVISTHDTLVSDKMKDILLNLKANIATVLVADEVHSIGSLKRRENLSNIFRYRLGLSATPKRMYDEFGNNFLKEYFGEIVYEFSLCDAIYKINPLTYKSFLTPYYYYPYLCALTETETRKYNNLTMKIFNILKNSSDDFYDVIENDEKIKMLLIKRSKIIKAAKNKLKVLENILSDIERKHGDISHTIIFTDDKLITETLDLLKSKKIYAVKFTQELSNKQRIEVLNNFGEGIIQVLVAMKILDEGVDVPESKIAIIMSSSKNPREFIQRIGRILRVSENKKYSYIYDIITKPKLIDDSVLSIENKLFKAEKERVRIIAKCSLNYKEVMDKVNEI, encoded by the coding sequence ATGAGTTTTAAAGATTTGGATTTAAAAAGAACTTATTCATCAGAGAATGATGATATTCTAAATGATTTTTACATCCCAGTTTTAAAAGAATCAATAAGTTATTTTGATTTCTCTGGATTTTTCACTTCAGAATCTTTAGCAATTGCTGCTAGGGGAATATTAGGTCTAGTGAAAAATGACGGATATATGAAATTAATCGTTTCTCCAAGATTGACTTATAAGGATATAGAAACAATTAAAGACGCCAGTCAAGAACCTTCAAAGTATATCAATTATATTCTTGATAAAGACCTGGAACTTTTAGAAAATGAATTTGTTAAAGATCATTTGTTTGCATTAGGCTGGATGATAGCAAACAATAAGCTGGAAATAAAAATTGCACTACTATATAACCAAGAAGGTAAAATTATGTCTTCAGATGAAATAATAAATTCGGGCCTATTCCACCAAAAGATCGGAATATTTACTGATAAAGAAGGAAATGTTATTACATTTAGTGGTTCGATAAATGAAACATTGTTAGGTTGGCAAAGAAACGTAGAGGAATTTAAGGTATTTAGAAGTTGGATTGAAATAGAAAATGAATATGTAAAAGAAGATATAAAAAAGTTTGAAAAATATTGGAATAATAATGCTACTAATTTGAAGGTAATTGAAATTCCTGAAGCAATTAAACAAAAATTAATTAAAATAGTTCCCAAAAATTTTGATATAAATTCCCCCGAAAAATGGTATATAAAAAATGAAAATAAAAACAAAATTAAAAAGATAACTCTTTTTGAACATCAAATTAAAGCAATAGAAAATTGGGAGTCAAATAATTTTAGGGGAATTATATCAATGGCAACGGGAACAGGTAAAACTTATACTGCGATTGGAGCAATTGATAAAATTTTAAAAAGAAGTAAGAAAAATTTTATAGTTATAACTGTACCCTATTCACATCTTATTGAACAATGGAATAATTCTATAAAAAGATATGGTTTGGATATAGGTTTTATTGTAAAGTGTTTTTCTGAAAACAGTAAATGGTATAGTAATCTAAAAAGATATGTAAGGAAATTATTGCTGGGACAAATTAATAATGTGTTAGTTATTTCAACTCATGACACTTTAGTGAGTGATAAAATGAAAGATATTTTATTAAATCTGAAAGCCAATATTGCAACAGTGTTAGTTGCTGACGAAGTACATAGTATTGGTTCATTGAAGAGACGGGAAAATCTTTCAAATATTTTTAGGTATAGGCTTGGATTGAGTGCAACACCTAAGAGAATGTATGATGAATTTGGTAATAATTTTTTAAAGGAATATTTCGGTGAAATTGTTTATGAATTTTCTCTTTGTGATGCAATTTATAAAATTAATCCTTTAACTTATAAATCATTTTTAACTCCTTATTACTATTATCCATACTTATGTGCTTTAACTGAAACAGAAACAAGAAAATATAATAATCTGACTATGAAAATATTTAATATATTAAAAAATTCTTCTGATGATTTTTATGATGTAATTGAAAATGATGAAAAGATAAAAATGCTTTTAATTAAAAGAAGTAAAATTATAAAAGCTGCTAAAAACAAGTTAAAAGTTTTGGAAAACATACTTAGTGATATTGAAAGAAAACATGGGGATATAAGTCATACAATTATTTTTACGGATGACAAGTTAATAACTGAGACACTTGATTTATTAAAATCAAAAAAAATATATGCTGTGAAATTTACTCAAGAACTATCCAATAAGCAAAGAATTGAAGTATTAAATAATTTTGGGGAAGGAATCATACAGGTACTTGTTGCAATGAAAATTCTTGATGAAGGAGTAGATGTTCCTGAATCAAAAATAGCAATTATAATGTCAAGTAGCAAAAATCCAAGAGAGTTTATACAAAGGATAGGTCGGATATTAAGGGTTTCCGAGAATAAAAAATATTCTTATATTTACGATATAATTACAAAACCCAAGTTAATTGATGATTCTGTGCTAAGTATAGAAAATAAATTGTTTAAAGCTGAGAAAGAAAGAGTAAGGATAATTGCTAAATGTTCTTTAAATTATAAAGAAGTAATGGATAAAGTGAATGAGATATAA